TTTATTGATTTAGATAAAGAAGATATAGttgtattaaataataatgaagaattaGAAAATGATATTGAACATCAACTTGGTGctcaaattcatcaattcgaaaaagaattatttaaaaataatcaaaattatattaataataatttagaaaatgatttaaataataataataataataataataataataataataataataataataataataataataataataataataataataataataataataataataataataataataataataataataataataataccaatactataaatattgtaaataatactAAATCAATTGACCCCTCAAAAAtaactttaattaaaaataaagaaaatgatgatattatTCCATTAACAACAACTATTGCCAAATCTCCAAGAAATGattcaaaaaatgatgattcaaaaaaagatgattcaaaaaaagatgattcaaaaaaagatgatataaaagaagaaacaattaaaagtCAAAGTGTCTTTGAAAAATTAtggaataataatttattttaataaataataaaaaaaaaaaaaaactatataattttttttttttttttttttttcaatttatatgattttatttgattgtgtataattttattagttaaattttatttggtttttatttCCACCTAATAATCCACTTGGTAAACCAGTACCAAATGGAAAATTACTACCGCCACTACCACTGGTAATACTTGATGGGAAACCagtactactactactagaGCTAGAGCTAGAGAATGAATTACCACTTGATGAGACAACAGTTGAGGATGGACCTGATGTTGTTATGGTTGTGGTTTGTTTTGATGTTGTAGTTGATGATGTGGTTGATGGAGTTGATGAGATTTGTAAATTCTTGTCACTACCACTAGTGATACTAAATGGGAAACCAGTACTAATATCACTACTGCTACTACTAGAGCTAGAGCTAGAGAATGAATTACCACTTGATGAGACAACAGTTGAGGATGGACCTGATGTTGTTatggttgttgtttgttttgatgttgtagttgatgatgatgatgatgtggTTGATGGAGTTGATGAGATTTGTAAATTCTTATCACTACCACTAGTGATACTAAATGGGAAACCAGTACTAATACCACCACTGCTACTACTACCAGAGGTAGAGAATGTATTACCACCTGATGAGACAACAGTTGAGGATGGACCTGATGTTGTTatggttgttgtttgttttgatgttgtagttgatgatgatgaaaattgtaaattcatATCAATTCCATATTGACTACAATAAACAACTGAACCTTCAGCATATTCACCACCTGGTACACATTCAAACCAAATGGTTTTCTTACTGAAAACCcctttacaattattattgttaaaaaCTCTACTCTCATAATTGTTTGTAAACTTTTCAActgttttaattgatttataagTTCCACAATTTTCAATCAATGTACATTCtccaattgttgttgtgatatTGTTACTGCTACCAACTCCATTTGGACATTTTGTAAATGTAATATAAAATTCCAATTCATTTTGTTGtgaaaaaacaacaatagtataaattaatacaaaaagtgtaattattaatgattttaatgatgTCATTTTAGTTTAgttgtatttaaaaataaataaaaataaaaataaattatcaaaaaaaaaaaaaatgaaaattataaaaaaaaaatattaaacagAAGCGGATTTTTTCGAAAACTGgtatcgaaaaaaaaaaaaaaaaacattctttagaaaaaaaccaaaacGTGAAAAAATGggtttgggaaaaaaaaaaaaaaaaaaaaaaaaaaaaaaaaaaaaagaaagaattaaaaaaaaaatattatcattctttattaataataaaaataaaataaaaaaaccctaattctaatatttattgaaaaaaaaataaagtaaaaaataaaaataaattatattaaaaaaaatgtttttattaatagaaataaaataaaaataaaaataaaaaaaaaaaatttaaatcggatgtgttttcatttttttaatattttcgtttttacatttttttttaattttcattttcattttattttttaaaaaataattttcattgtggtaaaaagaaaatgaaaaaaagaacaagagataataatgataataataataatgaagaagttgatattaaaaaattgaaagaagataataacaataatgaaaataataataataataatattaaaagttaTGAAGAGGAacttaaatcaataaaatcaattaaaaaatctgaattatcaattaaaagattacaaagtatttcaaaagaaattggATTACCAATAAATGgtaaaaaagatgaaataTATAATAGAATTGaacaatattataatattaaaattaaattagaaaaagaagcTAAAGAACATGAAGAGAAAAAtccatttaataaaactaaaccaatattattaattgaaaatgatgatgaaataccattttggaaagtttttagaaataaatcaatatttaaaaagatattttcaaattttaaatattcagaGACATTTAGTTATTCAAGAACATattcagttttttttatttttaaggattttaaaaatgctACTGAAATCATTAGAGACAAAGTAAAATCAAAtagttatttaaattttagaaattataGTGATCTGATTGTccaaaaagaagaaaaagaagaagatgatgatgaagatgagtGTTTTATTGGTTTAGTAAAGATTTTAGAAAACATTAGAGATGAAACTGAAGAAAATAGATTGTTTTATGATAAACTTATAGATAACTATTGTAATAAGTCAATTCACAGTATGGCTTTATTGGCTAGAATGATTACCTGTTCAAATTTGGTGGCtttgaaatcatttattaataaaaaaatttactttCCAGGAGTCGGTTTTAGCccaacaattaaaagattttcagatattaaaactttggaatatttaattaatcttGAACATGATTCTATCAATTCTATTAGTGCATCTATCTatgatttcaatttatttaaagaactTAAATTGGGTGAATTAATTCATATGatcaaaatattatatcaaaaagaaaaaatttccaaatttttagatttaccatattatcataattttattataaaattaccTGAAGATACCCTTTCttctgatgatgaagataaatTTATTGATGAACAATTTAAACAacataaaaaagaatttagagAAGgtgttataaaaaaagaatcaattataaatgaaattaaagatattcaattttcaaataaagaattaaatgaaaatttatttatggTTTTAAAACCATTAACAAATTGggataattatttttcaaaattaaatgataattataaagatactactagtaataataataacaatgatgatgaaaatggtagtgaattatctttattaaaatttaatattttagaattatataataataaattaaagaaaaattttgaaaaattacaagtattatttaatgttaaaaaatttgaatttccagaaaaagattttcaagacattgaaaatattcacaaggaacaaattgaaattgaaaaagaaatgaagattctatttaaaaaacaaaatgaattaattgaaaaacaaaaacaagaaaaagaatctCTTCAGTCAGAAgatattgttaaaaaaagagATGCAATACATAAATATATagaattactttttttttttaacatcaCCTAGAAAAAAGccaattgaatattatttatgttttaaagatgaaaaagaaattatattaaatgcaaaaaattcaagaaaggaattattaaaaaattttaagtgGAATTACAGATGTTTTCAGTTCACCAAAGACAAATTAGAGTTGATAATgcattcaaaatttttaattgaaaaaccaTATAAACATATGTTTGAAGATTATGTTGGGTCCTATGTAATTAGTAatgttaaatcaattgatatgttggatctattatttaaaaatttttcaaacaaattctttaaagaCAACAATCAAAATTGGCCATACTGCAATagtattgaaattttaaaacattatgAAAAACTAATGGAATCATTAGGTAGAAAATTCTCactcaattttaattatggtaaacaaaatgaaatgtatccaaaattattaaaaagagcTATTAGTAATCCGAAATTATATCAATGCCCAGGTTCCTCATCTTCCCCTTCAgcaacaccatcatcaccatcaaatgGAGAAAATCCattaaaagttaataatattattgtaaAGGAAAGAgcatttttatcattattagaattaaattattttaaaactattagatttggtaaaaaattccaatttaacaaaaactcttttaaaatttcaagaTGGATCTCAGATAATTGTATTTCAGATATATCAAAAATCACTTTTAATGAAGGTCATTTAactaaaatttatattcaactaccaaatataaaatgcaataaaaatgatcaaaATGATGAAGGCTACTATGATTATGTTGAAGAATATATGGATTATGATAATGATTACGAAGAAcaattttcttatttttcctcacatattaataataataatgataataataatgataataataatgataataataataataataataataataataataataataataataataataataataataataataataatagtaataataataataataatgataatattgataatattggtAAAAGATGATGGAAAGATTATAATTATCTTAAATGTTTATCAACTAATTggaatattaattaattccaaCCGTTTAGatgatatatttaaaattcctAAATTACATAAAATTAACGAGGTCCTTGATCATGCACATATATCATTACCATTAGTTGAAAGATTATTACAAAATCCAATTAGTTCAGAAATTGGTTTCAGTGTTCAAACCTTTTTAAGGAATTTGGTCTCTTATGGTAATCttccaattattaaatttttaaatttaaattatagtCATATCTTCTTAAAAAAGGCAAGTAATGGACGTAATTTAGAAAcaaaagatttaaagaatttactTTTAATGGCAATTCGTTATGATTTTCCTCAAATCGCTGAAATTCTTTTTGTTTATGTAAAAGTAACTAGAGCTGAATTCAAAAAAGAAGTGCCACCCAAACAATTCTCGTTAGTAGCTGAACTCTTCTTTAgggatttaaattaaaaaaactaaaaataaaaataaaaataaaaacaaaaataaaactaaaaataaaaacaaaaataaaaatagttcaGATCACTCTTCTGTTATATATGATATCGACTTGGAATCATATAAAACATATTTTCTTTCCTTTTTTTTCCAtggaaaattaatattaaatatatataagttttttgaaaaaaaaaaaaaaaaaaaagaaattatttaattctgaatatataaaaaaaaatccaagaACAAATGCCAAAATTAGTAAATATAATGGAGTTAGGCTAAGTTCCAGAAAAGAGATATCCCAAGTGAATGATCCTGAAAAAAATAGAAGGGCAAATCTTTACAATTCAAAGGATTgcaattaataatggtggatattgattttaaaataatttattaaataaattatttaatcttttttttttttatttaaaatttaattttattattaattattattattattattaattattatttttaaaataaatcaaattattttattttttatatttttttttaattaaatcttttaactTGAGCATCATGTAATGAATGGTATAACATATGAACCTGATGTTCTAAACCTCTAACTCTTGCAACATCAACCATTCTTTCATCAGTAATTAAATCATGACCACATTCTAAAATTTGAACAATACCAGAGATATAAATTTCTGAAGCGATACGAGCAGCTTCACGACGGGCCAACTCTCTAATTAAATCTTGTTTTGTATGATAATGATCTTTAATTCTTTGAGAACATGATTGAAATAAAGGATGAAGTTTAAAATAATCAGAATAGAAGCCTTCACGAGTTTGATGATAAATTCTTTCCAATTCTACATCCCATTTACTTAGATCCCTTTCGATTGTATTTGTAGATTCGTATAGCCTAGTTACTTCATTACAAACCGATACGAATCTATCTCTTAATTCTCTAACTGAACGTTTCtctatatttaaaaatgcaaTTGCCGATTcaacttttctttttcttttttcatattCTTCCAATTGCTTGgtttcttttgatttaattttacgtTTTTTAACAATAACTTCAACTTGTTCATCGATTGCCAATTTTTGATTCATCAACTCTTGAAGgaaatttataattgtaCTACCAACTTGTTCACAATCTGCAACTATTTTTGCATTTTGTTTCAATTCTAAATTCACTTGTTTCTTTGTTATTcgtttttcaattaattgatgaatttcTGTACTTAAATTATGAAGATGTGATGTTAATAATAccctatttttaaattgaattctTTCAATTCTATATTTTGCTGTTGCTAAAACTTCTGAaatcttttgatttaaatcttcttcattaataaaattaccaatatttaaatttaaattttgtgctaaattatttaattgttcttttttattaaaatttggtgattgttgttgttggggtTGGGATTGGGGTTGGGGTTGTTGTTTATATGATCCACCACTTGAAGATAATTGAATTGGATTTTGAATTGGGTTTTGatttggtgatgatattaaattacCACAACTATTATATTTACCAATTGGAGGTTTAtgatttgttgttgatggtgatggtggtaattcattataactattattaatactattattattattattactactgcTACTACTGCCATTTACTATTggactattactattattatttatattaaatttattttgagGAATTGGTATTTGTGGAGAAGAAATTGAAGCAGAATATGGACTTTGATTaccttttttaatgatattattatttatagaagagctattattaattattggtgatgatgtcACAATATTGGAAGGATTTTTTAACattgaaatcttttttttctttaattctaaatttgctttcatttcatttaattgcTCATCAAgtgattgaatttgttgtgttTGATCCCTCATTTCTTGTTTAACTTTTTGATAATCTTGAATAATTGCAactattttttctttttcaattgaaatttcattatcattattatttgtattattattattattattattattattattattattattattattattattattattattattattattattattactagtaCTGTTATTGTTaacagtattattattattatcattattaattatattggtgttattattgtttttattattattagtattgttagtattattagtattattattagtgttattagtattattattattattagtgttattatttttagtattattaataattgaagatgatgaaagtGTTCTtgaaatttgtaataatggAGTTTGatgatttgaaattattaattgagaAGGTGGTGATTTATAATCCAAAGTTGgatcaatatcaatatcattacaattttcataatcaatagtattattaataatattattttctttatttgtttgagtcaattttaatttttcttcaatttcttGTAAGAATTGATCAGAAGATAAACCACCATTTAAAGATGAAACACTAATTGTTCTGCCTAAAACGGCACGATTatcaaaactattatttaatgaagaACCCAAAAGTGATGGACTTTTTgaattgtaattatttttttcctgttttaataaaagatgTTGTTTAATCATCCAATTTTCTTCGTTTCCattttgttgtgattgttgaagattattattattatgacttttatttaattcataatcttcttcttcatcacaATCATCATACTCATCATCgtattcatcattatttaaattattattagaatcaattaatgttttgttattactatcatgtatttgattttgttgttgttgttgttgtaattgttgttgataaattCCAATAATTTCTCTACTTAATGGTCCAATTACAGATTTTCTTAAAACTTCACGAAGATCTGTTATTTCATCTATTAAATGATTActttttatatcatttttgtGAAATGGGTTTGTAATACCAACATTGGCAAAAGAAGAAGCACTACTAACAGTAGAATAGGTAATAAAACTTGTTGCTTTGGTATTGTTAGATAAATCATTTGTGCTTTGTGTCGATTGTGTCGTTGGTTGAGATTGGGACTTTTGtaatccattattattattactattattattttgattctCTTTTTTACTGTTTTCAAtattctaaaataaaaaaaaataaatattttagttAGTTGGAATAATAGATTGattgtataaaaaataaattaaaaaaaaattaattgaataaaaaataaataaatagaaatgTACTTTTGAAGAAATCATTTGAtggattaaatttaaattatttttaaagactttttatttattattattatttttttttttttttttaagatacTTTTacagtaaaaaataaataaaataattggaaataataaaccaaaaaacaaataaataaaaaataataataataaaataaaaataaagtaatttAAAAGGAATTTGAtgtattacaaaaaaaaattataaaaaaaaatttaaaaaaaaaaataataataataaacaaataggAAAGGAAAATAGTgggacaaaaaaaaaaaaaaaaaatgaataaaaaaataaattaaaaaagtaataaaagataaaaataaaaaaaataaaaaaaatcatttaaatcatttttaaataataatataataattttttaaaaaaaaaaatatatatatattaaaaaaatatttaatctACAAAAACACACACCTAACacactttaaaaaaaacaaccaaGACAAATACTAACTTTTTTCTGTCTCTTTGtgggtttatttttatctttttattttttttttttttttaatcttagaaaaaaataacgaaatcaatcaaaaaaaaaaattaaaaattaaaaataaaaaataaaaataaaaaataatatttgtcAAACAATTGTATTCAATGTatggtttaaaaataactataaaaaaaaaaataaaaataataaaaaatcattgaataaaaaaaaaaaaaaaataataaaaaattttttcataaaagttttaaacggttaatatttttttaaaaatttttaagatatttttcgattcatttgaaaaaaaaaaaaaaaaatggaaaatatcTTTGTGGGGGGTCATTCTgctaattttcattattttatttttttttttttttattttcaatttttttatcataaGATTCCTAAAAaacacaatttttttttgtttgttttctcacatacattattttttttttttttttttttttttcttttctttttttccaaattattattaattgattcaacatCAATTTAGTATgtttttaatcaaataataataattattatttattaatatatgaatttaaaagaagccatttcaaataattttattttaaattctcttttaaatcaacaaccaaCACACCAACTACAACAAAATGAATCGATagaaataattgataaaaacaaagataaagaaaacgAACAATCATTGTCAGAATTACAATGTGAATATTCAATATGTGCAATGTTTTCAATTTACTatccaattattaaaaattttcaaaatttttcaataaataatgaagaaaataataataataataataataataatagtcaaTCATCAAAGAATGAAGATGAAACCTTTATACCAAAACTTGTAAATCCAATATCTTGGGGTGAACTAACAGATTCAGAATCAATTTATTCAACATCGCCTTCCTCCTCGATGTATTCATTTTCAGATATTGACgataccaataataacaataataataataataaaaataataattcaagcCAAGacaatgataaaaataataataataataataataaaagtaaaaaacaaaaaaataaaggaattaaaaaactttttattggTGGTATCaattttgatgatttaaaagggaatgaacaa
This region of Dictyostelium discoideum AX4 chromosome 3 chromosome, whole genome shotgun sequence genomic DNA includes:
- a CDS encoding SAP DNA-binding domain-containing protein; translated protein: MKKRTRDNNDNNNNEEVDIKKLKEDNNNNENNNNNNIKSYEEELKSIKSIKKSELSIKRLQSISKEIGLPINGKKDEIYNRIEQYYNIKIKLEKEAKEHEEKNPFNKTKPILLIENDDEIPFWKVFRNKSIFKKIFSNFKYSETFSYSRTYSVFFIFKDFKNATEIIRDKVKSNSYLNFRNYSDLIVQKEEKEEDDDEDECFIGLVKILENIRDETEENRLFYDKLIDNYCNKSIHSMALLARMITCSNLVALKSFINKKIYFPGVGFSPTIKRFSDIKTLEYLINLEHDSINSISASIYDFNLFKELKLGELIHMIKILYQKEKISKFLDLPYYHNFIIKLPEDTLSSDDEDKFIDEQFKQHKKEFREGVIKKESIINEIKDIQFSNKELNENLFMVLKPLTNWDNYFSKLNDNYKDTTSNNNNNDDENGSELSLLKFNILELYNNKLKKNFEKLQVLFNVKKFEFPEKDFQDIENIHKEQIEIEKEMKILFKKQNELIEKQKQEKESLQSEDIPIEYYLCFKDEKEIILNAKNSRKELLKNFKWNYRCFQFTKDKLELIMHSKFLIEKPYKHMFEDYVGSYVISNVKSIDMLDLLFKNFSNKFFKDNNQNWPYCNSIEILKHYEKLMESLGRKFSLNFNYGKQNEMYPKLLKRAISNPKLYQCPGSSSSPSATPSSPSNGENPLKVNNIIVKERAFLSLLELNYFKTIRFGKKFQFNKNSFKISRWISDNCISDISKITFNEGHLTKIYIQLPNIKCNKNDQNDEGYYDYVEEYMDYDNDYEEQFSYFSSHINNNNDNNNDNNNDNNNNNNNNNNNNNNNNNNNNNNNSNNNNNNDNIDNIVERLLQNPISSEIGFSVQTFLRNLVSYGNLPIIKFLNLNYSHIFLKKASNGRNLETKDLKNLLLMAIRYDFPQIAEILFVYVKVTRAEFKKEVPPKQFSLVAELFFRDLN
- a CDS encoding RNA-binding region RNP-1 domain-containing protein, translating into MNLKEAISNNFILNSLLNQQPTHQLQQNESIEIIDKNKDKENEQSLSELQCEYSICAMFSIYYPIIKNFQNFSINNEENNNNNNNNNSQSSKNEDETFIPKLVNPISWGELTDSESIYSTSPSSSMYSFSDIDDTNNNNNNNNKNNNSSQDNDKNNNNNNNKSKKQKNKGIKKLFIGGINFDDLKGNEQLKQIRIQKLIHLFQSFGSVLKTSYHWDKGYFFISYSNNKVSQTVVDSFSTTKKRQKYIDKIKDSLKDSEKCATPQLNFYVRFPNNYSSVSAKNSGNQK